The Orcinus orca chromosome 20, mOrcOrc1.1, whole genome shotgun sequence region TCAGCGGACACTGGGAATGTCACATGACCGGCATGTTGCTGCCACTGCACATACCCCACAGGGTTTCCTTATAGACACCACTAAGAATGTTCGGGGCCAGATTAACTTCTCCACCCAAGAGACAGGTCTGTTTTCGTCATCACGGCTATTATAATAATCATACGTTTCTTTGAAATTGGGAAAATAATGAGGAAATATTGAACTTAATTAAGTACCTGAGATGTAAAAGCTCTGGCTTTTTCACGTATGGATGGTGAAATAGTAAGAAAAAGATTTAGCCTTCAACACCAAAAACCAGATTTCCTGGAGACTGCCAATGGCCAAGGACATTAATCAGCGGTCCACTGGCAGTTTGGAAGCAGTCTCCAGGTGACTAATTATTATAACTCCAGGGTCCAGAAGCTCGATTTTATCTTATCATCTCCAACGAACCAGATTATTGGAAAGTGATCAAAACAGGCAGACCCACTTATGATacagaattccaattaataaatttattatggGACAGTATTTCTTTTCAGTCATCAAAACACTTGAGCCGGTTACCAAAAAGCAGAACACAAGGAAATGCATGGCCATGAAAAATATCCGCATTCTACAACAAAGCACTTCTCCAGTCACCAGAAAATTCCTACAGCCAGATCGAGCCTGTCCTCACCCTGGACGGCACCAGTCAGTTTGAACTGTCCTCTCTACCAGCCAGGTGCACAAAAAAAGACTATTTCTCAACAGGGACGTAAGAGAATCACTGAATGGCACAGGATATTCAGCATTATTATGCAGCATCTTTGGCCCCTACGTAGTGCCTTCCAGTCATTTCGACAATCAAATACACTGCCACACCTTTCCAACCCTGCTCCTCCTCACTCCTCCCCCATCACCACACGCAGGGAGGTGACCCCAGTTGAGAACAAGCACCAGTACATACCCCAATCATCAGCCCCCATACAGACCACCTTGCAGGAAGTTACTCCAGTAGGATAGCTTCTTTCATTCACAAAGCATACATTTTTTCCCTACTTTCAAATTCAAATGATATCCCAACTCTCATGGTATGCAAGAAGCAAACCCTATGCTCTTAATATGCTCTTGATCAGAAATTCCTTAAGAGATGTGGGAATTATACgttgaaaaggaggaagaaaacattttctatcCAACATAGAGCTAAAGCTACTAATATTTGGCaaaacaatattataaataattagtAAAATAAGTTTCAAGTAAGATCAGTATCTTCCACATCAAAAACTGGATTTTGTACTTCCTAAGTAAAAAGAAGGTGCTATAGTAGCACACTTAACACTGGAGAAGAGTTATCTCCAGGGAAATctagagggtgggagggtgggagaccaAGATTTGGTAATGATCTAGGGATTCCTACAGGTTTTTATCAGCTTTGTCTAAAAAATCAGCAAAATCACTTTGGTTCTGTGCAAGTATACCTCAATTTTGGAGTCTTCTATGAGGGGCCTGAGATGGACCACaaagagaagaatgaaagaaaacaactgaatgaTACTTTGGATGCAATTGAGGTAACTGTTTTGTGGGAGAGAAACATCCATGGAAACTGACTTTAAATTTGGAGGAAAGATTAGAATTATGGGAGTAATATCATCAGAGTGAGGGCTCATTTGGGTAGAAAACAAACAGGCAAAGGGATTTGAAGCCTTTAATTAATTTTGTGACTTGGAGCTCTTGAAATTCCTCACTTGTTTTATACCACGAATTGGCAAACAACGGttcacaggccaaatctggcccactgcctgtttgttttttaacttagaTACAATTCACcactttaagtgtacagtttagtggtttACAAGGTCCTGCAACCATTACCAGCATCTAATTCCAGAATagtttcatcaccccaaaaagaaactgcAGACCTATTATTCACTCTGTGTTCCCCATGCCCCTCAGCCCTGGGTAATCCCTCACTAATCTACTTTGTTtatatagatttgcctgttctgtacacttcatataagtggaatcatacaatgtggcCTTTTGtctttggcttcttttatttagcatgtttttaaggttcatccacattataCCATGTattaatacttcattcctttttctggatgaatagtattctattgtatatttaaaacacattttgtttatctacttaTCAGCTGGTAGACatctgggttatttccactttctggctatcatgaacaatgctgctgtgagcatttgcctacaaatttttgtgtgaacatgctTTCATCTCTGTACACATATAAGCGGTATACGCTGCTGGCACATATGGTAACTTTTTACCTTCACTGAGGAACTGCTATATTCCACAGTGGCTaaaccattttacactcccaccagcagtgtatgagtgttgcaatttctccatatccctgCCAACATGTTATAGTCTTTTTTGCTATAGCAATCCTAGTGGGTATAAGTGGTATCTTGTGATTTTTGAGTTGTGTCTCCCTGACACTGAGCATCTTTGCAtgcttttttggagaaatgtctattcaaatcctttgcccattttaaaatctggttatttgtctttttatgattgagttctaagagttctttatatattctggatactagtctcttaacagatatatgatttgcaaatattttctctcattctctggGATCTCTCTTGACTTTCTTGATAGTCTGCTTGATGCACAAAAgctcactgcctgtttttgtaagtgAAGTTTGActagaacacagccatgctcatttgacaattacagttggccctctgtatctgcagatgcagaacctgcaGATGCGGAGGGCTGACTATGGGATTTCAGCATCCTCTGCAGGTCCTGGAACCCATCTCCCCACTGATAATGAGGGACAGCTAACTggacatattgtctatggctgcttttgtgctacagtgGCAGAGCTTAGTAGTTGCAAGAGactgtatggcctgcaaagcctagaatatttactgtctggcccttccATAAAAATTTGCAGGCCCTTATCTTTTACCATATACAAAGAACAGAAGACATCACCCAGAATAGCAATGATGTGCTGAGTACATGTCTAAATCTAGAGATAATCTGGAGGAACTTTCTAGTTTTAGCACTGaagtttttcattataaaaattatttttttataactgaAGTCCAAGCCATTTTTTCATAGACAACAAAACTAGCATTTATCAACAACTCCAATAGCCAATTTATTACATACTATAAAATCGTAAGTTACTCAACTTCCAGATAAACTAGGTTAGTGCTGGTGGGTACCCAGGGGAGGCTAGATGAGGTTACGGAGGAACcctttctgtatttcattttctgtccTGCAGAAGAGTACACGAAAGCTGCAGAACAATATCTTTCACATGTGGCGATACTACAACTTTGCTCGCATGAGAAAAATGGCTGACTTTTTCCTACTCCAGTCAAACTATAACTATGTGAATTGGTGGTCGACAGCCCAGAGCCTTGTTATTATTCTTTCTGGGATCCTGCAGCTGTATTTCTTGAAGCGTCTCTTCAACATCCCAACGACCACAGACACAAAGAAGCCAAGATGCTAAGCTCGAACAACTACAGTGCCCTGGctcttttcttctggggcacAAGCTCTCTCAAATCTTTGTAAAGttattgggaaaaaataaatttttcttgttaGAAAGTTGTAGACTATTGCTCTCATCTACACAGGCAAAATAGCAATAAATAAAAGTGTGTAAAGTTTTGACGTTGACTATTTCTAAAGTACACACTAAATGCTACCATCAAAATACTGTCCATCGTACTGCAGCCCCTTAACCTTCACTATGTTTATTTAGAAATTAACAGAGAACCTTGGAAGGGAGAAAAGTTGAAAAACATGGGACAAAAACATATAAAACTGGGTTTTATATGTTGCATACAAAAACAGGAGTTGGTAGAGTGCTTTTTTGTAAttgaaaaatgatttatttttagagATGTCACCTTTGGAATTTAAATTAAGCAGTATATGCACTAAagaaattgctttacaatacaggtacttaaaaattttttgtctGTGACATGTTTttcactaaaaaatattttagtaattctaaaaataattttggaaggcATGGGAGAAGGATGGAGGAGCTAAATTATCATTTCAGGGTTTCTGAGTAGTGCTTTTTGTCCAGTCCAGTCATGTAATTAAAGATTtgtaagaatatatgtataaatgaatcactttgctgtacacctgaaactaactcaatattgtacgtcaactatactacaataaaaaaaattttttaattaaaaaaaagcccAAAAGATTTATAAGAGAAATTGTTTTAGAAATCAAGGTGATAAAAATAACATTCAGCCTGGGATCATACCATTcaagaaaaagagtgagaaaacCGCTTGTAAAAGCCAAGATAATATAATCAAATTATGTTCATAAGATCCTACTCTTAGTAACAGAAATACTCAGTATAAACGTTACAGAAATAACTCTTACCATTTATTCAACACTCtcatttgccaggcactgtgctagatgctttACGATCACGATTTCCACTTCTAAAAACTATTCTTAGGAAGACGGCTAGGCTGCTTTTtgaaacagaaggaaatgaaGCTTATTAAAGTTTAATGACTCATCTAAGGCCATACAGCTGGTAGATGTGAGAACTGGTGTTTGAATCCAAGTTTTTTTCCACACTACACAGCACCTACCGTAAAGAAAATCGGCAGAATAAACTGCTCTTACTGTTTTATCcaaatttcatttgtaaaattccACACACCACCTACTATTCTGATGGCAATATCTATCTTTCATAgtattaataaataagaaaattcattACGTTCTTATCATGTGTTTGGAAAAGTGTTATCACAGATAACAATACGCTATTCTTGTCCTCAGTTCCAACAATTTAGAACCTGTTACTCAAAACAAGAAGCCCTCTGATTCAAATATAAAACACAGCATTCTAGTTAGTCATAATCACAAAGATCCAAAACCCCGTTTTTGAGCCATTTCTGCATAATAAGAATCCAGCCTGCATTTGTCCATAATAGAATATTAAACTAAGAAGTCCCTGAAGAGGTCACagtgttgacaaaattcaacatgatgGTGGAGCCTACACAGACACAGGAAACAAAGCTAGGCCCTTCCACACAGCCACAAGTCCTCGCGATGATTTCGTTTTAAGTCAATGTCTCTTCATGCCGCACATATTCCCCAATGTCTGCTTGATGAAATACCACAATCGCCATGGGGTCTACTTTCCTGCAGTCTTGTGTAGACTTTGCTGCCACCCCAAAACCCTGGGATTCAAAAGAAGAGACACTGAT contains the following coding sequences:
- the TMED6 gene encoding transmembrane emp24 domain-containing protein 6, yielding MCGPETGLCVTCRVNDYPSSCLNCLVPLGCCKQLEQSPESSMFPLLFGAGLVVLNLVSSARSQKTEPLSGSGDQPLFRGADRYYFAIVIPPGGTECFWQFAHQTGYFYFSYEVQRTLGMSHDRHVAATAHTPQGFLIDTTKNVRGQINFSTQETGFYQLCLKNQQNHFGSVQVYLNFGVFYEGPEMDHKEKNERKQLNDTLDAIEKSTRKLQNNIFHMWRYYNFARMRKMADFFLLQSNYNYVNWWSTAQSLVIILSGILQLYFLKRLFNIPTTTDTKKPRC